A single region of the Pan troglodytes isolate AG18354 chromosome 18, NHGRI_mPanTro3-v2.0_pri, whole genome shotgun sequence genome encodes:
- the DERPC gene encoding decreased expression in renal and prostate cancer protein — MKEPRIFPRERPTPWTRAPLPPRGRLDGSLGPQGGPVLNTGHPLGVNSDPFLMAASSLGGNLTPFPRNPSPFPASSGSLASNPAPFPAGARDPSMASFPRGMNPTGTGAVSFPRPGGLLGPGPGPGPTLNPRTGALPGPGPLSNPRLGGLPGPGPMSNPRAGGLLGAGPDPRGGGPMGPGSGPNLRAGVLLTSGNGPPNPRPVGLGPGPNPNLRSGFLGTNSAPRSGVFPGPGLGPNPRPSGLGPGPNLDARAGGLLGTGSGLNLRMAGPQGLDLAPILRAAGLLGANSASFSQASGNMGTSPSSMARVPGPMGPNSGPSSRGIGLPGPNPSPMSRAPGPIGPNSAHFSRPVGPMGVNANPFPRGAGSSAFSQSSGTLASNPATFQRSAGLQGSNPTIFPRASGPLGPNPANFPRAAGLQGPSPTTFPRSTGPLGPGQVTFPRPAAGHLGPSPAGPVGINPAPFTRPTGTLGLNPASFPRMNGPAGKSFVPFPRVGSLPGTNPAAFPRPGGPMAAMYPNGMLPP, encoded by the coding sequence ATGAAAGAACCTCGGATTTTCCCTAGAGAGCGGCCAACTCCTTGGACTCGTGCTCCGCTGCCACCTCGAGGACGGCTCGACGGTTCCCTGGGACCACAGGGGGGTCCTGTTCTGAACACAGGCCACCCACTGGGTGTGAactcggatcccttccttatggCGGCCAGTTCTCTTGGTGGAAATCTGACCCCATTTCCAAGGAACCCATCtccttttccagcttcatcaGGCTCATTGGCTTCAAATCCAGCACCTTTCCCGGCTGGTGCTCGTGACCCAAGTATGGCTTCTTTTCCAAGAGGGATGAATCCCACTGGCACAGGTGCAGTTTCTTTCCCAAGGCCTGGTGGCCTCTtggggccaggcccaggcccaggccccacCCTAAACCCTAGGACAGGGGCtctgccaggcccagggcctctgTCTAACCCCAGGTTAGGGGGTCTCCCAGGACCAGGTCCTATGTCCAACCCAAGGGCAGGTGGTCTCCTGGGAGCAGGTCCTGACCCCAGAGGTGGTGGTCCCATGGGCCCTGGATCTGGACCTAACCTGAGAGCCGGTGTTCTGTTAACCTCTGGGAATGGTCCTCCCAATCCTAGGCCAGTTGGCCTGGGCCCAGGACCAAACCCCAATCTGAGATCAGGCTTTTTAGGGACAAACTCTGCCCCCAGGTCAGGTGTGTTTCCAGGCCCAGGCCTTGGGCCCAACCCAAGACCAAGTGGCCTGGGCCCAGGCCCTAATCTAGATGCCAGAGCAGGTGGCCTCTTGGGCACAGGATCTGGTCTTAACTTAAGAATGGCTGGACCTCAAGGCCTTGATCTTGCCCCCATTCTAAGAGCAGCAGGTCTTTTAGGAGCAAATTCAGCTTCTTTCTCACAGGCTTCTGGAAACATGGGCACAAGCCCATCCTCCATGGCAAGAGTACCTGGCCCCATGGGCCCAAACTCGGGTCCTAGCTCTCGGGGAATTGGCCTTCCAGGGCCAAATCCATCTCCCATGTCAAGGGCTCCTGGCCCCATAGGCCCTAATTCAGCTCATTTCTCAAGGCCAGTTGGCCCCATGGGGGTAAATGCCAATCCCTTTCCCAGGGGAGCGGGTTCATCTGCCTTCTCTCAGTCTTCTGGCACATTGGCATCAAACCCAGCTACCTTCCAAAGGTCCGCTGGCCTCCAGGGCTCAAATCCAACCATTTTCCCAAGAGCCTCTGGGCCACTTGGCCCCAACCCAGCTAACTTCCCAAGGGCTGCTGGCCTGCAGGGTCCAAGTCCAACTACCTTCCCAAGGTCTACTGGCCCATTAGGCCCTGGTCAAGTTACTTTCCCCAGGCCAGCTGCCGGGCATCTGGGCCCTTCTCCAGCTGGCCCTGTGGGTATCAACCCAGCTCCTTTCACAAGGCCAACTGGGACCCTGGGTCTCAACCCAGCTTCCTTTCCAAGGATGAATGGCCCTGCAGGCAAGAGTTTTGTCCCATTTCCTAGAGTGGGGAGCCTCCCTGGCACAAACCCAGCTGCTTTCCCCAGACCAGGGGGTCCAATGGCTGCAATGTACCCAAATGGAATGTTGCCCCCTTAA
- the CHTF8 gene encoding chromosome transmission fidelity protein 8 homolog, with protein sequence MVQIVISSARAGGLAEWVLMELQGEIEARYSTGLAGNLLGDLHYTTEGIPVLIVGHHILYGKIIHLEKPFAVLVKHTPGDQDCDELGRETGTRYLVTALIKDKILFKTRPKPIITNVPKKV encoded by the exons ATGGTGCAAATTGTTATTTCCAG TGCGAGGGCTGGAGGCCTGGCAGAATGGGTGCTGATGGAGCTACAGGGGGAGATCGAGGCTCGCTACAGCACTGGATTAGCTGGAAACCTCCTGGGAGACCTACATTACACCACTGAG GGAATCCCTGTGCTGATCGTGGGGCATCATATCCTGTATGGGAAAATCATCCACCTGGAGAAACCTTTTGCAGTCCTTGTCAAACACACTCCTGGGGATCAGGACTGTGATGAGCTTGGCCGCGAGACTGGCACCCGGTACCTGGTGACAGCACTCATCAAAGACAAGATCCTTTTCAAAACCCGCCCCAAGCCCATTATCACCAACGTCCCCAAGAAAGTATGA